In Falco cherrug isolate bFalChe1 chromosome 19, bFalChe1.pri, whole genome shotgun sequence, the genomic stretch GGGCGGTGAGCgagcgcccgcccgcccggggccgggcatgtgcggcggggcggcgggcagggcgccCGGGCAAGGGCGTTTGAAGGAAACGTgaggcgcggcggcggcggcatgGACGCGGCGCCGGGCCGGAGCCCCGAGCCGCCGGAGAAGCCGCCGGTGCTGGACGGGGAGGCGGCGAGGGcgcccgcgggggcggcgggcgcggacACGGCCTcgccggcggcggcggagcaGATCGTGGCGGAgggcgaggcggcggcggcgggcacgTTCGTGCAGCGGCAGCTCGGGGCCATGCTGCAGCCCGCCGTGAACAAGTTCTCGCTGCGCATGTTCGGCAGCCACCGGGCCGTGGAGATCGAGCGGCAGCGGGTGAAGTCGGCCGGCGCCTGGATCATCCACCCCTACAGCGACTTCAGGTGGGACccgggccccgcgcccgccccggccccgccaccgCTGTCCGTGGTGCTgagcgcggccccgccgccgccgcccgtcGGGGCAACAAGTGACGGGCCCCGGGGcgccgccccgggccggggaacgcggccgccccccgcagcccggcgaGCCCCCGCGGGGCACCGCCGCTGCCCGGGGCCgcgcagccccttccccaggctctgctcccCGGCGTCGGCCCCGCGCAGGCAACTTTCTTCTGCCTCAGCCCCCCACGCGCCTCCGCGGCCCCGGGCCCTCGGGGCTCCCGCTGGGGtgggggcggccccgccgaACCGGGGACCTCCGCTGAACCGGCTCGGGGCGTGCGGCGGAGGCTGGGACTGCCTGACCGCCTCCTCGCACagccaacccccaccccacccccccgacccccaccccactcccccttTTCTCGctgctgtttttaatttcttcgTCTGGCGAGGGGCCGCACCATCCCGACGGACCCCCGGGCTGCCCACAGAGCCTGCCCCGCAcgggctccatcctgccccgCATGGGCTCCATCCCGCACGGGCTCCATCCCGCCCAGCAtgggctccatcctgcccaCCACAGGCTCCAGCCCCCGGAGctggaggagggcagggcaCCCAGCGAGGAGCCGGGCCTGGCTGATGGTGTCACCGGGATCACAGGGAGAGCTCAGGGACAGATGATGTGGGAGGAACTGGGTGTCACGGGGATGTTGAGTCATATAGGGTGGGCTTTCTGTACGGGGGATGAAGCTGCCAGGCAGTCAGCTCCCACAGCAAGCTGTGACACCACTGATGTCCCCAGCCTGGCAAAGCACGCCAGAGCAGGGCCAACACCCGCCGCAGGTCCCCGGCACCTGTAGCCAGCTTCCCTCACTGCCGAGCCCCAACCTCTGCACACACCAGCTTCCCTGCGCTGCTCCAGCGCGATGCTGAGGGCTGCAAGCCCTCCAAGCCCTTTTCCCAGGGAAGCTGCCCCAAAGTTTGTGAGCCTGAGCGTGGCTGGAGTGGCTTGTGCAACCGGTGACACAAAGTGAGCTGGCAGGTAAACAGCCGGTGGGGATTACACTGGTGTTTATCACATTATGGGGCTACATAAACGCCATTGGGATCAGGGCCCCACGTGTTCGGCCTGACACAGTAAAGGACAGGGCCTGCCCTGCAGGGCTTAAGCCTAAATCTGAGCagagagctgggggggctcaggcAGCAGCGGGGGCAGGCAGCGTCCCCGCTCAGTGTGTGCCATTCCCCGGGGCACAGCATGGGGCGGTGGGAGGTGACTGCTTGGCCAGGTCAGGCCCCTTCTGCTTTGGCTGGCGTTTGCTCGCCTGCCCCAGCAAACCTCAGACGTGGGCAAGAAGGTGTTAATTTCTGCGATGCTCCTGGGCCTtgcgccccccccccttctccctgaAGGAGCCTTCAAGTAGTGCCATgacttctcttccctcctcttccccgTCACCTGCAGAAAGCCCCGTGGCACCCGTGCCCACCCAGGACGCAGAGTGGGAAATGCCAGCAGGCCTCGTGTCACCTGCAAAGGCCAGTTTGCATCCACAAGGCACCAGGAGTGCCCCGAGGTCACCTTTGGAGATTTGGGCCAATACCTACAACCAGGGCTGGGGCTAATGGAGGCACCTGAAGGTGGCCTCGCTTTTCCAGGCACCCATAAAGACTTTGAGCAGGGAGCCTGGGAGCCCACCAAACTGTTGCAGGAGCTGTCACAAACCTTGAGAAGGCATTGCATGCGGTTTTcctgaagaatgaaaacatCCCAGCGACATTTGCATGTGAATGGGGATGCTGAATTTCAAGGCATAACTAAACACGGCTGCTGCCCGGGTGCCTCTTGGCATCTCCTCCGCAGCCCCCAAGCCTGTCAGCTCTCGGAGAAAGGAGATGGATTTGAGGGTCCTGCAGGCCCAGGGCTGTGTAGCTGGTGAGCAGCCCCTTTGGGGTTAtacctgctccttcccccttttGCGAGGGGATGCCACTCGTCTGTCCTTGCttggctgctgcctggctcaCCTGTCCTACAATCCTGACAGCCTCCCCGGTCCCCAAGCCCCCTGGCTGCCCCAGGAGCCTGGCACTCAGTTTGCATAACCAGCAAAGCTTATTGTAAATCCCGCTAAGCCAGCCCGGGTGGTGAGCAGCAGATGACAGGGAGCTCCAGGGAGCAAAGCCCACGTCCTCTGAGTTTTCCTCAGGGCGGATGTCAAGTTTGGGGCGGGGAGATACGTGTGCATGCACTGTCATGCCACGAGGAGAGGGAGGAGCGACAGCCAAGCTCCTGGAGCTACAGCCCGCTGTGCCTGCGCACACAGGGTGGCATTTGCTCCCCCAGAGCCTtggccctgctctgcctccagaGCCGGTGCAGAATCGCTCCTCTCCACACACACGTGCTTGCATGTGTCCCGGTCAAGCAGCAGGGTCTTCGTCATGTGTGTGAGCAGgcacgtgtgtgtgtgcccTGAGTGCCTGGCTCTCCACGATGTGATGGACTCTCTAACTTTGAACTCGGGTTTGCCTTTTAACCGGTTGTGTCCTGCCTCTCCCCACTTCTCCCTGCCCCGCTCCATCCCCTgtgctccctccctgcaggtTTTACTGGGACCTCATCATGCTGCTCCTGATGGTGGGGAATTTGATCATTCTGCCTGTGGGCATCACCTTCTTCAAGGATGAGAACACCCCTCCCTGGATCGTTTTCAATGTGCTTTCGGACACTTTCTTCTTGGCTGACCTGGTGCTGAACTTCCGGACAGGCATTGTGGTGGAGGACAACACAGAGATCATCCTTGACCCTCACACCATCAAAATGAAGTACTTGAAGAGCTGGTTCCTGGTTGACTTCATCTCCTCCATCCCTGTTGACTACATCTTTCTCATTGTTGACCTGGAGACCCAGGTGGATTCTGATGTCTACAAGACAGCCCGGGCCTTGCGCATCGTCCGCTTCACCAAGATCCTCAGCCTGCTGCGCCTGCTGCGCCTCTCACGCCTCATCCGCTACATCCACCAGTGGGAAGAGGTGAGAACCACTTGGGGGTCCAAGGTCAGGGTCTCAGGCCAGCTCAGGGATCCCTGGCTGTGGGGTACAGCCAGCTGAAGGGGAGGGGTTCAGAGGGCTGTTCTGGCCAAAGAGTTTCTCTTTAGCTCCTCTCCTGTCTCTTCCCCAGATCTTCCATATGACATACGACCTGGCCAGTGCTGTGGTGAGGATCTTCAACCTCATTGGcatgatgctgctgctgtgtcactGGGATGGCTGCCTGCAGTTCCTGGTGCCCATGCTGCAAGACTTCCCGCGGGACTGCTGGGTCTCCATGAACCAAATGGTGGTGAGTGCTCCGGGCACTACCTGGGAGAGGGGGGGCAGGttgggggagaggagaggattTGGTTACGCATGTCGTACTCTGAGGCTGGATCCATGTGCTGCGGAGCAGCGTCTCTCTGGCCACAGCCCTGCAACAGCAGTTTGGGTGAAGGGAATCTCTGCATCACCTTCCCTGCTCAGCCCATCGTGTCAGCGCAGCCAGGGGAATCCctcgggccctgccaggagggaacggggcaggggggcttctgcctcctccccagcacaggggcCGGTGCAGGCTCAGGGCTTTGCACAATCCCCAGTGCCTCCTCctggagcagagctctgcactTTGGGCTCGGACACATCAGAAACCTTTTTCTTGCTGGGGCTCTGGATTCCTTGGAGAGGGGGAACTGGAGTATTCatcccagcagctccttccAGCAGAGCCCCCAGAACTGCTGTTCGCTTGTCTGCAGAACGACTCCTGGGGGAAGCAGTACTCGCACGCCCTGTTCAAGGCCATGAGCCACATGCTCTGCATTGGCTACGGTCAGCAGGCACCTGAGGGCATGACTGACGTCTGGCTTACGATGCTGAGCATGATCGTGGGGGCCACCTGCTACGCCATGTTCATCGGCCATGCCACCGCCCTCATCCAGTCTCTGGACTCGTCCCGGCGCCAGTACCAGGAGAAGGTCAGCAGGGTGGGGTAGGGAATGCCTGGGTACTTGGGAAAGACGCCGTGGCACGAGTGGGTCCAGCTCCAGAGCCAGCTCAGTGGCTCTGGAACCTGCAGATTCCTGCCCTGATCTATACCCTTGCCACTCACCTGgggggcagggtgtgtgtgtgtcaggaTGCCCGTATGGATAGAGACACCCCAGTCGTGATGCTGGGGTTCACCCTAGTGTAGTGAGGCCCTGTCCTGGCCTCTGCTTTGGGACCCTCTGCATCCTGAGTGCATGGGGGTCCCATCCTTGGCCTCAGAGGTGGCCTTTGGGACAGGGCCCTTGAGCGGGTGTGCCTGgatcccagctccagcagcagatgcTTCTCACTGCCCAGGAGAGAGGAGGCCTTGGCTGGCTGTGCCACTGGCCTCCGGCACGTGCGGCTTGTTTCAGCGCAGCCCTGTGtggctctgccctgtccccacagTACAAGCAAGTGGAGCAGTACATGTCATTCCACAAGCTGCCTGGGGACACGCGCCAGCGCATCCATGAGTACTACGAGCACCGCTACCAGGGCAAGATGTTTGATGAGGAGAACATCCTGGGGGAGCTCAATGAGCCGCTCAAAGAGGTATGGGCAGGCACCCCAGTGCTGGGGACTTGAGGGAGTGGGGGCCAGTGCTTGCTGGGGTCAGGCTTGGTGATGTCTCTGCTgacctgctcctcaccccacagGAGATCATCAACTTCAACTGCCGCAACCTGGTGGCCAACATGCCCCTGTTTGCTAACGCAGACCCCAACTTTGTGACGGCCATGCTGACCAAGCTGCGCTTTGAGGTCTTCCAGCCTGGGGACTTCATCATCCGTGAGGGCACCGTAGGCAAAAAGATGTACTTCATCCAGCACGGGGTGGTCAGCATCCTCACCAAGGGCAACAAGGAGACAAAGCTGTCTGATGGCTCCTACTTTGGGggtgaggctgggctgggacacctggagagcagaggggagTGCGAGCTGTTTggggggcaggagctggggcatCGTGATATTTCTGCCTGCTGCACCCTCTGCCCATCCCCTCTTGCCCATCGGCATCCCCATCGCACTGGGCTCAGCAGTCCGCCGCGCCTGTTCTGACAGGGGACCTTGTCCAGCAAACAGAATCAGAGGgaccagcaggcagagccctgaATTCTGGCTGGCTTGGGCAGGGGGGGcatccacccacccccaccGCTGGCTGGAGAGGAGGGTGGCATAGAGCAGAGCATCTGAGCCAGTGTATAGGCTACAAGCACAGGTTTGGGAGAGGAGCGGGCTGGGCAATCACAGCAGTCGCACCCAGGGGTGTCTCCATGgtcaggggagggaggaagaggctgtgcctggctgcggGCACGGCCGTGGCTGTCCACACTCCCAGGTCTGCCCCACCTCACGGGTCATGCCCTGCTTCTGTGCAGGCTGTGTGAGTGCCGGGAGGTCCTGTCCCCGCTCTGGCTGCTGTTGTCTGGGGAAGCTGTTGGGAACGGGATGGATGGCTGCATCACCCTGACACCCATATCTGTCTCCCTGCAGAGATCTGCCTGCTGACGCGGGGCAGGCGGACAGCCAGTGTGCGAGCTGACACCTACTGCCGCCTCTACTCTTTGTCAGTGGATAATTTCAATGAGGTGCTGGAGGAGTATCCCATGATGCGCAGGGCCTTTGAGACGGTGGCCATGGACCGGCTGGACCGCATAGGTGAGGAGCACCCTCTgggcccagcacagctgcctctgTGCCATGGCACCCCAGCCCTGTGGGTGATGGCATCACACACTCCATGGTGATGGCATCCCAGACTTCACGGTCATGGCACCCCAGCCTGATGGATGCCCAGTAATGAGGATGAGGGGGAGCACAGGGAAGGAGCCTGCCCCCAGGCTCCCTCTTTCTTCCCAGGAAATAGCTGGAGAATGCTGTATGACAGACTTCCCAGGGGGCTGTCGCCttaccacccccaccaccccccccccgtttATACTGTCTGGCACTGGCCAGCTGCTTGTCCTCACCCCCCATTGCCTGTGGAGAACAAGCAggaccacagcccccagcctggagcCTTTGGAACCAGGATTCCTCGATTTTGTCCCTGTTTCTCCTTCTGCTGCAGCCTAGACCCTCCCCAGGGTGTTGCTTCCCTTTGGCACCAGTGAGGTTTTACTTCCCTTCGCCGCTGccaccctgccctccccagtGCCCCTGAGAGCCAGTGCTCCCAGGGTGGGTGAcactgctgcctccttccaGGGAAGAAGAACTCCATTTTGCTCCGCAAGCGAGCCGAACACAGCTCGGGGCCCATGAACAATGAGATGATCCAGCAGATCGTGAAGCACGACCAGGACATGGCTCACAACATCCAGGACCTGCAGCAGATGGCGATGGGCCGGGAGCTGAGCGGCAAGCCGGTGATCTGGGAGCCGCTGGTGCACGCGCCCCTGCAGACGGCTGCTGCGACCACCAACGTGGCCATTGCCTTgacccaccagcacagcctgcaggccCACATCTTCCTGCCGCCCTCCTCCATCTCCAGTCCGCTCTCTCCTGAGGCCACCCTGCTCACCAAGCAGGTGCGCaggtcccagcccagcctggggggctCCCGGCCCTCCTCCATGAGCTCCCCATCGGGGGCGCAGTCCCACCTCCAGACGCCCACCGCTGGTTCACCTTCCTCCCCCATGGTGCAGTCCCAGGCACCCCTGGAGAGCGGGGGGCAGAGACCGAGCGCTGGGGCACCGCGCATGGCGCAGAAGGGGGAgccgccagcagcagccaagcagcccctcgccggcccccagccccagctctccaaGTCCCGCGGCGCCTCAGTCtccacctccctgctgcagcaagcagcGGGGGCTCCATCCCCCAGCTCGGAGCAGGCGCTGCCGTCGGGGAGAACACtccactacagcctgtcccgAGCCACCGGCTCCCACATCTCTCTTCTGatgcagcctcagcagctggTGAAGCACAGGAGCATCCAGGGCTTGCCAGTGGGGCGGCTCACCCACGATGTCCGGCTCCTCTCCGCCTCCCAGCCTTCCCTTCCCAATAAAGTGGCCCAGCAAGCTGATGTGGGCTccttgcagcagggcaggaaatCTGCCGGGAACCTGGCCCGCAGATCCTCTCCCTCAGTAGCCGGACTCCTTGCCAAGCCATGTCCGGCGATGCCAGGCCAGCCAGCACACTCGCAGCAGATGCCTTCAGGATCGCTGGCGCAACCCAGCCGCTCCGTGGCGGGAACATCCAGCCCGCAGTCCCCGGTCTCCACGTCCCGGCAGGCAGCAGGTCCCCCCCGCAAGGGCTCCGTGGCCTTCAGCCCCGAGGTGGAAACAGGGAAGCCCAAACTCCCATCAAACATGTGAGTCCCCGGCGGCACCCGTGCGCAGGCAGGAGGGACCCAGCACCCCGGCGGCGGAGGCGGGAGAGGCAGAGCACCTGGTGaaggaccccagccccagctgcgtCGGAGGGCAGGCGAGGTGAGGGGCAGCACCCGGGGCCATGGGCTGGCTGCTGCGGGCAtgggggcacagcagggacGGGTACGGGGCAGCGCCAGAGCTGGTCCAGCTGGATGAGGAGGGGGCTCTTCTGACTGCCCCAAGGAGGGGACCCTGCCCAGGCTCTCCCCTCCTTGCTCCACCACCATCGGTCctgagccctgctctcctcctggAGGCAACAGGATGGGTCAGAGCCCTCACCCAAATGCCAGCCGCCCTGGGGAGCCTGGCTCCCCGCAGCTGCTCCGCGGGGGCCAGACCCTCGCGCCCCACAGCCTCCCCCTGgggccagtgctggcagctcctctgttttcctctctcaCCGCCGCACGCCCACCTTGATCCCCAGCAAGCTCTGCCCAGCACCTTCGCTTTTtgggggaggagaaaggggCAGCCCCCCGGGACCCACAGCTGAGATttgggggggctggagcccacGGTGGGGGTCTCCCTGGAAAGAGAGCGTGGGTAcccaggggcagcaggggcCAGGTCCCCCCTCCCTGAGGCCCTGGCAGGTcctgtgggctgtggtgccaGGACCTTGGAGGGGTATGGGACAGGGTCCCCCAGTGTGCCGAGTGCCGAGTGGGGGAGCCGGGGTCAGAAGCGTCTCCCACTGAGCAGCCCCCAGGTGGCTCTCCCAGCTTGGGGGAGCATCTTGCCTCAGAGGTGCTCGGTCCCCCTGGGGTTGGGATGTGCctctgggcagggctgtgccccacA encodes the following:
- the HCN3 gene encoding potassium/sodium hyperpolarization-activated cyclic nucleotide-gated channel 3; this encodes MDAAPGRSPEPPEKPPVLDGEAARAPAGAAGADTASPAAAEQIVAEGEAAAAGTFVQRQLGAMLQPAVNKFSLRMFGSHRAVEIERQRVKSAGAWIIHPYSDFRFYWDLIMLLLMVGNLIILPVGITFFKDENTPPWIVFNVLSDTFFLADLVLNFRTGIVVEDNTEIILDPHTIKMKYLKSWFLVDFISSIPVDYIFLIVDLETQVDSDVYKTARALRIVRFTKILSLLRLLRLSRLIRYIHQWEEIFHMTYDLASAVVRIFNLIGMMLLLCHWDGCLQFLVPMLQDFPRDCWVSMNQMVNDSWGKQYSHALFKAMSHMLCIGYGQQAPEGMTDVWLTMLSMIVGATCYAMFIGHATALIQSLDSSRRQYQEKYKQVEQYMSFHKLPGDTRQRIHEYYEHRYQGKMFDEENILGELNEPLKEEIINFNCRNLVANMPLFANADPNFVTAMLTKLRFEVFQPGDFIIREGTVGKKMYFIQHGVVSILTKGNKETKLSDGSYFGEICLLTRGRRTASVRADTYCRLYSLSVDNFNEVLEEYPMMRRAFETVAMDRLDRIGKKNSILLRKRAEHSSGPMNNEMIQQIVKHDQDMAHNIQDLQQMAMGRELSGKPVIWEPLVHAPLQTAAATTNVAIALTHQHSLQAHIFLPPSSISSPLSPEATLLTKQVRRSQPSLGGSRPSSMSSPSGAQSHLQTPTAGSPSSPMVQSQAPLESGGQRPSAGAPRMAQKGEPPAAAKQPLAGPQPQLSKSRGASVSTSLLQQAAGAPSPSSEQALPSGRTLHYSLSRATGSHISLLMQPQQLVKHRSIQGLPVGRLTHDVRLLSASQPSLPNKVAQQADVGSLQQGRKSAGNLARRSSPSVAGLLAKPCPAMPGQPAHSQQMPSGSLAQPSRSVAGTSSPQSPVSTSRQAAGPPRKGSVAFSPEVETGKPKLPSNM